The DNA window CTGTTATTCCGCCACCTGAAAATTATCCGCAGGCTTTTGCCGCGATTAATGCAACCACACAAACAGGGCACGGGGTTGAGTGGCAAGTTAAATGGCAGGCATTGAATAATTTGCTGTTAAGTGGTTATTACGCTTATCAAGACAGTCAACAGTCTGATGCAACCTCTGATGAGGGGAATGTCCCACATCCTAACCATGCTATTTATGCCCGTGCAACATGGCTATTCGCGCCACGTTGGCAACTCACTACACAAGTGCAATGGGTTGGCGCACGCCAACGGGTAAAAGCAGATACTCGTTCAGCCTTAGATGATTATGTCCTCACGCATTTAACCTTAAACTATCAGCCTAGCAATGCAGCATGGGGATTAACCGCAGGTATTCATAATGTTTTCGATGAATATGCGACTGAACCGAGTTTAGGGGTCAATGCAGATGGAATTTTGCCACTTTATAATGATTTACCTTTAGAAGGGCGCAATTATTTTTTAGAAGTGCGTTACAAATTTTAGTCGTGTTTATGTGGTCTTATCCATTGCGATTTTTTCTTTAACCAACGCACTTTTTTTGCATAAAAAATCCTTATAATAAGGCATTTGTGTTTAATCCCTCTGCCCCCATTAAACATAGAAATGGACTTGCCTTTTATTCTCCCTATTTTCTTCGACATCCATCATGCGCGCAAAGGTTGCCCACACTGTCTGTTATTTTCCTATATCCCATTTAATTATCACTGAACACGCCTTCTCTCATTGGTTGGAGAATGTTTCATGTCATTAAGTCACGCTAACTACCGTATTCATTTATTGTTTTTATGGTGTTTGTTAATCATAACAACCAATGTTCATGCGTATCCTACCCTAGATAAAAATATTACCCGTCAATTACAACAAATTGTAAAAGAAGAAATTAAACAGCAAAACATTCCAGGGGCTGTTGTCGCCATCTCTACCCCAAAAGGTGACTGGATAGAAGCAGTCGGTTTTGCAGATAAAGAACGTCGTCTTGCAATGCAAGCAACTGACCATTTCCGTGTTGCCAGTGTGACAAAAACCTTTGTTGCGGTTGTTGTTTTAAAGTTTGTAGAACAAGGACTTTTACAGCTCGATGAGCCTATTCAACGTTGGCTACCGCCACGAGTAAGTCGACGTTTATTGCATAGTGAAGAAATAACGCTCCGCCAATTGTTAAACCATACAAGTGGTATTCCTGACTATTTAGAAAGTGAAAAACTCGTCGGCATTATGCAAGACGACCCCTATCGGCAGTGGAGTATCGAGGAAATCTTAGAATATGTTTATCAGCTCCCACCTTATACCGATAGAATTGGTGTTGTTTCATATTATTCAAATACTAACTATTTATTAATAGAGCTGATTTTAAAGCAAATTACTGATGAATCCTTAGCCAGCCTGATTCGTCGTTTTATCTCCACCCCGCTAAATTTACAAAATACTTTTTTTGAAGGGCAGGAAGCCGTTGAATTTGTACAAGGTTATGAAGATTGGGATGGAGATGGACATCTGGATAATGTGACAACACCGCCTGTCGATGGTGGCTATGGATTTGCTGACGGTGGACTTGTGTCTTCAGCAGAAGACCTTACAACGTTTATTCAGGCTTTATTAGCAAAGAAAAGGTTATTATCGGTTGATATGCTTCGTGAAATGACCAGTTTGGTTGAAGACAGCGAAGTCGATGAAGAATATGGTTTAGGACTAGAATCCTTCTTTGTTGATGGCTATCACGTCTTAGGACATAGCGGACGTAACACCGGTTTTTTAACAGAAATGCGCTACATTCCTGAAGCTGATATTACGATTGTTGTCTTAATCAATGCAGGCGGTGAAGCAGACCCCTATCAAATTTTCGAGCGTTTATTCTCGACATTAGTCAAAGCAAAGATTGGATAATCTTAAAAGACCCGCTAACGGTTGAGAAAAACGAGCGGGTTTCTCTGAATACCATCAATACTTTCAAGACAATTTCATCTCTTCAATAAAAGCGCGACATGTCAAGATAGCTTTCTGTCAAATCATAGGAATTGCTTTATAATTTGGCAAAATTTCATTATTTGCAGAGCTATCTCATCATGTCAGCAACTTCTCAATCTGCGTTTATCAAACGTCGTCATTTTCTCAAGCAAACCCTCGCGGTTAGTCTTAGCAGTGCGGTAAATTTTCCAATACGCGCATATGCCCGCGCTCCGCTCACTGTGGGCGTTTATGAAGGTGCATTTCGGCAAGTTTTTGAAAAAGCAATTTATCCCGAATTCACCCAAGCAACTGGTATTGTTATTAACTCCATTGGAATACCTAGTAGCGATGCATGGATTGGACAATTAGAAGTTGCCTTGCGCAATCGTTTTATTCCTGCGGATGTTTCCTTAGTGTCTCAATTGGGCATGACAAGTGGCGAAATGTTAAAGGTTTGGGCAACGCTGGATGTCAATAAACTGAGCAATATTACTCATATCGCGCCTTACCTCTATCAAAATTTGAATGCAAAACAAGTGTATGGTATTGGTGCAATGTCGCGGGCTTTAGCCTTAGTCAGCGATGCAACACTGTACCCTACAGCACCCAACCGTTGGGCAAACTTATGGGCAAAAGATAAAAATAATAAATTAGGCTTAATGTCTTTAGTCAACAACGGATTTTTATTAGAAATTACAGCGTTAACCTTCTTTAATGGGCTGGATATTTTAAATACAGATGAAGGCGTGCAAAAGGTATTTAATCAACTCCGTGAATTAAAAGAACAAGTTACATTATGGTATCGAGATGCGATTCAATTTCCAGTGGCTTTAAAAGAAAAAGAAATTACGTTAGGACAGTGCTATCAAGATACTGCATTACTGGCAAAAGAGGCAGGGATTAAACTTAACAGCGAATTTCCACAAGAAGGCACAATTGTTGATACAGAATACTGGGCAATTACCGCAGGCTCTCCCCAACAAACAGAAGCAGAAATATTTATCGATTATCTCTGTCAACCTGCCATACAAGCCAAATTAACCCAACATTTACACATCATTCCCCTTGTGGAACAACGCTTGTTAGGAATACCTGTGGACTCATCAGTGATACCGCCCCGTTTTGGAATGCCAAACTACAAACTACAAACAGAAAAACGTGATTGGCTGGCACAACAATGGAGTGAATTAATCAGTTAATCACTCAAAGGATGGACACATCACATGCTACAACTCATTATTATTCTAAAAGCAATCGTAGAAATTGCACTCTTTGCCCTCATTGGACAAGGCATTCTCTATGTTTTGGCAGGTCAAGCCCGTCAACACAATCCCTTTTATGTGTTGTTACAAATCATCACCTCACCCGCAACGAAACTAATACGCTTACTCATGCCCCGCGTTATCATTGACCGTCATATCAGTGTATTAACGTTTTTTCTACTGTTGTGGGTCGAAATACTGTTGATTTATTTGAAAGTTCAAATCGTGAGAGATTTATAAATAATGAAGGTCACTTTATGAAACACCTGAGCATAGGCAAAAAATTCCTGATTCTCGCCATTTTCTCCATTGCCACAATCATCGGCGTTGGACTCTACAGCTTATACAACACCGCTACAACCTTTGCATGGGTAGACGACGTTTATAACACCGCACAAGATGTACAAGATATTGCCCTAGATATTGGTGAACCCTTGAATAAAGTTCATCAACTCTCACTTCTTATCGTCACAATTCCCCAACAAAAAGAGCAGTTTAACTTAAATATTGAACAACAAGCGATTATAAAAAATCTTGATGAGATAATTGCTAAATGGCAAGCCCGCGATGATATTGTGAAATATCAAACCAGTTTTAACCAATTCCAACAAGCATGGACACAATACAAAACCCTGTCATCCTACACCATTCAAACCCTACTTGAAGGCTATCGTGAAGCTGCATTTATCAACGCAAGCGGTGCAGAACAACAACAATTTGATGTCCTACTTTTCGCCTTTCATCAATGGATGACGGAACACATCAAAAATGCAAAACAAATCCAAGTAGATGCAACAAAGACTTATCAATTAACACTCATTGTTATAATCATCAGCTTTAGTCTTTTTATCCTGCTTGTATCCTTCTTCAACTTCTACACAGCACAACTCATTGTTAAACCCATTAACAAAGCCGTTGCCATTGCAAACGCCATTGCCAACGGCAATTTGCAAAACCAGATAACGGATATAACACGCGATGAAAGCGGGCAACTACTCCAATCTTTAGCACAAATGCAAAACCAACTGAGGGAACAAATTGCCGAAGAAAAACGCATTGCAGACGAAGCCATGCGCATCAACCAAGCCCTAGACAGTGTTACAACACAAGTACTCATCACCGATAATAACTACAAAATTATCTACATGAATAAGGCGTTAAAAAACTTCTTCCAACAAGAAGCAGACAATTTCCGCCGAGAACTTCCCCAATTTGACCCAGCCCAACTGCTCAACAACTCCATTGATGTCCTTCACAAAGATGCAAGTGCACATCGAGAACTCCTCGCACGCCTACAAACAACAGAAAAATCTAAGCTAGACCTCGAAGGACTCACCATTGAATACATGCTAACCCCCGTGATTAACGAACAAGGTGAACGCATAGGCTTTGTAAAAGAATTCAACAACCGCACCCAAGAAGTTGCGACAGAACAAGAAATTAAACAAGTCATCCATGCCGCTTCTCAAGGCGATTTTAAACAACGCATACAACTCACACAAAAAGTCGGATTCTTTAAAGCAGTTAGTGAAAATATAAACCATATCATGGATTTAAATCAGCAAGTGCTACAAGACACCATGCGTATGTTTGCGGCACTGGCAAAAGGAGATTTAACCCAAGCCATTACACATAATTACATTGGAGATTTCGCACAACTAAAAACTGATGCAAATACAACGGTGATGAAACTCACCAGTGTCATGGAACTTATCCAAGCCTCTGCACAAACCATTGATGAAACAGCCGAAACCCTGCTACAAAACAATTTAAGCCTCAACCAACGCACCGAATCACAAGCCGCCGCGCTAGAAGAAACAGCCGCGAGCATTGAAGAAATGACTAGTACCATTCAACAAAATGCGAATAATGCAAAACAAGCGAATGACTTAGCTATCAATGCCCGTAAAGATGCCCAAGCAGGTGGAGAAATAGTCGCGGCAACCATTCAAGCGATGACTAACATTAACCAAAGTAGCAAGCGCGTTGCCGATATTATTGGTGTTATCAACGATATTGCTTTTCAAACCAACTTATTAGCCCTGAATGCTGCGGTAGAAGCTGCACGAGCAGGAGAACAAGGACGCGGTTTTGCGGTTGTTGCAGGAGAAGTGCGTAATTTAGCCCAACGTAGCGCGGAAGCAGCAAAAGAAATTCGCCTATTAATTCAAGATAGTGTCAATAAAATTAACGAAGGTTCTATCCTTGTCAACCAATCAGGCGAAGCATTACAACGAATTTTCACTGCCGTTAAAAAAGTCAGCGATATTATTGCCGATATCACCGACGCAAGTCAGGAACAAACACTAGGTATTCATCAAGTTAATAAAGCAATTAGCCAAATGGATGAGATGACCCAACAAAATAACACGATGGTAACTCAAGCGATGGAAGCCAACGAAACCATGCGCGAACAAGCCAGTCAACTCACTCAACAAGTTGCTTTTTTTCAATTGAAGAACACTACAAAAGTTGTTCCCAACCTAACCAGTAATACACAAAAAACGGTTAAACAGTTGCCACAATCTCCTTCAAAAGTAACCTTGCCTGTGTTTAAGCATGAAAACTATAAACATTTAGAAAAAATGCAAGAACGGCAAAAATCAAAGACAACACAACGACAGACACAAGTCACGTTAAAAACCCATGATGATGATTGGGAAGATTTTTAGATGGAGATTGGATAGCCTAAGCCTAACCTGAGTTCTGCAAGTTTCTTTAAAAAGACAAGTATTTGTCTGAATCAGAATTTTCAGAATTAACAGAATTTTCAGAATTAAAAAGACAAGAAAATTAAAAGAATAAAAATTATGTTTTTAATTGTTTTTAATTGTTTTTAATTGTTTTTAATTCTGCTAATTCTGAAAATTCTGTGAATTCTGATTCAGACAAAAAAAGACCTGCTAAGTTTTCAAAACCTAGCAGGTCTCTGTTTTGTTTTATAAAACTTGCCGAAATCAGATTAAATAAGTCAACTAAGCGTCTTCTTCAACGGTTTGTTGCTTTTTCTTTGCAGATTCTGCTTTGCGTTTAGCGGCTGCGGCAGCTTTGGCGGCGACCTCTCTGTCTATCCGATCTTTACGTAAATCAATCAGACGACGATGTTCTTGAGCTTTGTGTTTTTGTTGTTGACGCGCTAATAGTTCGCCTTTCGCATAGTTGAAGTAATGCACAAGGGGGATGTGTGAGGGGCAAACATAAGAGCAACTACCACAAGTTATGCAGTCGACTAATCCTAATTCTTCTACTTTGTCAAAATTACCCACTTTGGCAAATGCTGCCATTTGTAACGGCAACAGTCCACATGGACAAGCAGTGACGCAACTGCCACAGCGGATGCAAGGCATACTTTGCTCTTGTGGGATTTCAGCCTCTGTCAGGGCAACAATACCATTTGTGCCTTTAACAATCGGGGTTAAGGTCGTGGGCAGAATTTGTCCCATCATTGGCCCTCCCACTAATAAGCGGGCAGGGGTTCGTTTGAGTCCACCGCAGAAGGCAAGGACATCGGAGACAAGTGCGCCGATGGGAACTTCTATATTCGTAGGAGCTTCAATTGCGCCCCCACCGACGGTAATCACTCGAGAAATGAGTGGCTCTCCAAACCTTAACGCACGGTGAACCGCGTAAACTGTGCCTACGTTGTGAACCAATAAGCCTATGTCTGAGCTACGACCATCTGCGGGGACTTCTAAGCCTGTGACCGTTTTAATCAGGTGTTGCGCTGAACCCATGGGATAGAGGGAAGGAACGGCAACAACTTTTACATTAGCAATGTGTTTACATGCGGTTCTAAGGGCTTCAATAGCGGTGGGTTTATTGTCTTCCACAGCGATATAGGCGTGTTCAATTTGGGCCGCATGTAGCACGATGCGCGTGCCGTCGACGATTTGTTCGGCACGTTCTTGCATTAAGCGGTCATCACAAGTGAGATAAGGTTCACATTCACTGCCATTGACGATAAAAGTATGAACTTTGCTTTTTAGGCTTTGTTTGAGTTTAACGGCTGATGGAAATGTCGCCCCGCCCATGCCAACGATACCCGCAGAGCCAACACGAGCGGCAACTTCATCAGGTGGCATTCTTAAAGGGTCTTGGCTCGGGTGTATATCGCTTAACCATTCTTCTTGCCCGTCGGATTCAATGATGATGGTGCGAACGGGTAATCCTGATGGATGAGGGGCAGTAAAATCGGTAATGTCTTTGATAAAGCCTGAAGTTGGAGCGTGTACGGGCGCAGAAATCATGCCTTGACTGTTTGCCAGTAGTTGCCCTTTTAAGACACGTTCACCAATAGCAACTTTAGGTTCTGCGGGTGCACCAACATGTTGTTGTAGCGGAACATACAGGTATTGTGGCATGGGCATTTTTAAAATGGGCTTGTTGGTCGTTGTGTGTTTGTGCCCTTCGGGATGGATTCCCCCACTAAAACGAAATAACTTCATGTTATAACCCCTGTATGTATGACAAAAATTGGTGTTCGCTAGTGTGGTGGTTGGTAATTCCACACGATAGCACCATGACAAGACCTATTAGATATCTTTAATGCAGTGCATCAATAGTACCAATAGGACAGAAACAGGGGTTTGTGAGAGGAATCAAATTGCTAATTTTTGCGTGCTTGGTGTGAATACAAACAATTTGTATGAAACAATACTTTTTTGTTGAGAATGCAACAGATTTTTATAAATTAAATTATTAACTTAGGTTAAATTCTTTATGAAGAAAAATTAATCCAATCACGCGCTGGAAGATACTTTTCATAAAGTTCTGCTTCTGGGGAGTTCGGTGCTGGTTGCCAATTGTATTGCCATTTAACCAGTGGTGGGAGAGACATTAGGATCGATTCAGTGCGTCCGCCTGTTTGTAGCCCAAATAAAGTGCCACGATCATAAACGAGATTGAATTCTACATAGCGACCGCGTCGATAGAGTTGAAAATCGCGTTGTTGTTGTGTGTAAGGGGTTTCTCGTCTGGCTTTAACAATAGGGAGATAAGCGGGTAAGTAGTGATTGCCTACACTTTGCATAAAGGCGAAGCAATCCGTAAAACACCATTCATTGAGGTCATCAAAGAATAATCCGCCCACGCCCCGCGCTTCGTTGCGATGTTTGATAAAAAAATAGTCGTCACACCATTTTTTAAACCGTGGATAGACGTTTGCACCAAATGGGTCACAAGCCGCTTTTGCAGTTTGATGCCAATGAATCACATCGCTTAAAACGGGATAGTAAGGCGTTAAATCAAAACCACCACCAAACCACCAAATCGGAGCTTGTCCTGTTTTTTCTGCGATAAAAAAGCGGACATTAGCATGTGAAGTGGGAATATGGGGATTATGAGGGTGAACGACTAATGACACGCCCATCGCTTGAAAATGACAGCCCGCTAATTCGGGTCGGTGTGCCGTCGCTGATGCAGGTAATTTAGCCCCATAAACATGAGAGAAGTTAATCCCCGCTTGTTCAAGAATCCCCCCATCGCTTAATACCCGTGAACGTCCGCCACCGCCTTCAGGACGTTGCCACGTCTCTTCTAAAAAAGTTTTTTTCCCATCTATCGCACTTAATGTGGAACTAATTTTATCTTGTAAATCTAGTAAATAAGCCTTGATTTGTTCTGAGTTGACTGTTGCATTCATGATATTGGCTAACTGGGTTAATAACGAATAATTTGCAATGTACTTGCGTCGCGGATTTCGCTAGGGCGTGCTTGTCCCCCTGTTGCACCACTGAGTAAGTAATCTATCTCTGTGTGCAATAACATTCTGGTGCGTAAAGCCGTGCGTGCTGCGGGGTGTTGGCTACGATTAGCACTGGTAGAAACTAATGCCCCGCCCCACACTTGGCAGAGTGTGCGTGCGAGTGGATGCCGTGTGACTCGGACGGCTAATTTATCGGATAGTCCGCGTAACTGTAGGGGAACATCAGGCTGTACGGGTAATAGCCATGTTATTGCTGTATTTGTTTGCCATGCAGAAAAAACCGTTTTTTCTATCTCAGGAGAGAGCGGAAGAAGATAAGGTTGCAATTGAGAAAAATCTGATGCAATCAGAATCAATCCTTTACGCCAATCACGTTGTTTCAGTTGTAACAGTCGTTCAACCGCTCCAGAATTTAAAGGGTCACAACCTAAACCATAAACGGCTTCAGTGGGATACGCAATAATACCGCCGCGTTCAAGACAGCGGACAGCTTGGGTTAAATGCCAACGGAATGACACAATATGAAACTCGCTTGTTATGAAAGTGATAAAACGGCTTAATCTTTTTAAGATATAGTAAACGTATCATAAAGTGACTTAAATTTAGGACTGGTAGTCCTGTGAGGACTGCCAGTCATCGGCATCGTTTTATAGTACGTTTACTATAGGTCTAAGCGTGAAACGGGTAATTGCGCAAAATGACTTTTTGCATAAGTTTGCCAAGGTTTACGCCATCGCCACCACTGCCGTGCTTGACGTTGCGTAATGGAAAACACGCGCCCATCACAGG is part of the Beggiatoa alba B18LD genome and encodes:
- a CDS encoding methyl-accepting chemotaxis protein, encoding MKHLSIGKKFLILAIFSIATIIGVGLYSLYNTATTFAWVDDVYNTAQDVQDIALDIGEPLNKVHQLSLLIVTIPQQKEQFNLNIEQQAIIKNLDEIIAKWQARDDIVKYQTSFNQFQQAWTQYKTLSSYTIQTLLEGYREAAFINASGAEQQQFDVLLFAFHQWMTEHIKNAKQIQVDATKTYQLTLIVIIISFSLFILLVSFFNFYTAQLIVKPINKAVAIANAIANGNLQNQITDITRDESGQLLQSLAQMQNQLREQIAEEKRIADEAMRINQALDSVTTQVLITDNNYKIIYMNKALKNFFQQEADNFRRELPQFDPAQLLNNSIDVLHKDASAHRELLARLQTTEKSKLDLEGLTIEYMLTPVINEQGERIGFVKEFNNRTQEVATEQEIKQVIHAASQGDFKQRIQLTQKVGFFKAVSENINHIMDLNQQVLQDTMRMFAALAKGDLTQAITHNYIGDFAQLKTDANTTVMKLTSVMELIQASAQTIDETAETLLQNNLSLNQRTESQAAALEETAASIEEMTSTIQQNANNAKQANDLAINARKDAQAGGEIVAATIQAMTNINQSSKRVADIIGVINDIAFQTNLLALNAAVEAARAGEQGRGFAVVAGEVRNLAQRSAEAAKEIRLLIQDSVNKINEGSILVNQSGEALQRIFTAVKKVSDIIADITDASQEQTLGIHQVNKAISQMDEMTQQNNTMVTQAMEANETMREQASQLTQQVAFFQLKNTTKVVPNLTSNTQKTVKQLPQSPSKVTLPVFKHENYKHLEKMQERQKSKTTQRQTQVTLKTHDDDWEDF
- a CDS encoding serine hydrolase domain-containing protein; its protein translation is MSLSHANYRIHLLFLWCLLIITTNVHAYPTLDKNITRQLQQIVKEEIKQQNIPGAVVAISTPKGDWIEAVGFADKERRLAMQATDHFRVASVTKTFVAVVVLKFVEQGLLQLDEPIQRWLPPRVSRRLLHSEEITLRQLLNHTSGIPDYLESEKLVGIMQDDPYRQWSIEEILEYVYQLPPYTDRIGVVSYYSNTNYLLIELILKQITDESLASLIRRFISTPLNLQNTFFEGQEAVEFVQGYEDWDGDGHLDNVTTPPVDGGYGFADGGLVSSAEDLTTFIQALLAKKRLLSVDMLREMTSLVEDSEVDEEYGLGLESFFVDGYHVLGHSGRNTGFLTEMRYIPEADITIVVLINAGGEADPYQIFERLFSTLVKAKIG
- a CDS encoding extracellular solute-binding protein, which encodes MSATSQSAFIKRRHFLKQTLAVSLSSAVNFPIRAYARAPLTVGVYEGAFRQVFEKAIYPEFTQATGIVINSIGIPSSDAWIGQLEVALRNRFIPADVSLVSQLGMTSGEMLKVWATLDVNKLSNITHIAPYLYQNLNAKQVYGIGAMSRALALVSDATLYPTAPNRWANLWAKDKNNKLGLMSLVNNGFLLEITALTFFNGLDILNTDEGVQKVFNQLRELKEQVTLWYRDAIQFPVALKEKEITLGQCYQDTALLAKEAGIKLNSEFPQEGTIVDTEYWAITAGSPQQTEAEIFIDYLCQPAIQAKLTQHLHIIPLVEQRLLGIPVDSSVIPPRFGMPNYKLQTEKRDWLAQQWSELIS
- the hemF gene encoding oxygen-dependent coproporphyrinogen oxidase → MNATVNSEQIKAYLLDLQDKISSTLSAIDGKKTFLEETWQRPEGGGGRSRVLSDGGILEQAGINFSHVYGAKLPASATAHRPELAGCHFQAMGVSLVVHPHNPHIPTSHANVRFFIAEKTGQAPIWWFGGGFDLTPYYPVLSDVIHWHQTAKAACDPFGANVYPRFKKWCDDYFFIKHRNEARGVGGLFFDDLNEWCFTDCFAFMQSVGNHYLPAYLPIVKARRETPYTQQQRDFQLYRRGRYVEFNLVYDRGTLFGLQTGGRTESILMSLPPLVKWQYNWQPAPNSPEAELYEKYLPARDWINFSS
- a CDS encoding L-threonylcarbamoyladenylate synthase, with protein sequence MSFRWHLTQAVRCLERGGIIAYPTEAVYGLGCDPLNSGAVERLLQLKQRDWRKGLILIASDFSQLQPYLLPLSPEIEKTVFSAWQTNTAITWLLPVQPDVPLQLRGLSDKLAVRVTRHPLARTLCQVWGGALVSTSANRSQHPAARTALRTRMLLHTEIDYLLSGATGGQARPSEIRDASTLQIIRY
- the rsxC gene encoding electron transport complex subunit RsxC, with protein sequence MKLFRFSGGIHPEGHKHTTTNKPILKMPMPQYLYVPLQQHVGAPAEPKVAIGERVLKGQLLANSQGMISAPVHAPTSGFIKDITDFTAPHPSGLPVRTIIIESDGQEEWLSDIHPSQDPLRMPPDEVAARVGSAGIVGMGGATFPSAVKLKQSLKSKVHTFIVNGSECEPYLTCDDRLMQERAEQIVDGTRIVLHAAQIEHAYIAVEDNKPTAIEALRTACKHIANVKVVAVPSLYPMGSAQHLIKTVTGLEVPADGRSSDIGLLVHNVGTVYAVHRALRFGEPLISRVITVGGGAIEAPTNIEVPIGALVSDVLAFCGGLKRTPARLLVGGPMMGQILPTTLTPIVKGTNGIVALTEAEIPQEQSMPCIRCGSCVTACPCGLLPLQMAAFAKVGNFDKVEELGLVDCITCGSCSYVCPSHIPLVHYFNYAKGELLARQQQKHKAQEHRRLIDLRKDRIDREVAAKAAAAAKRKAESAKKKQQTVEEDA